A genomic stretch from Dermacentor albipictus isolate Rhodes 1998 colony unplaced genomic scaffold, USDA_Dalb.pri_finalv2 scaffold_16, whole genome shotgun sequence includes:
- the LOC135901705 gene encoding uncharacterized protein, with protein MGASVSVVCANIALEDLETAALYSFGTRPKLFLRYVDHLFCIISHRHTAHFLEHLNSFKPSIQFTAEQENNGRIPFLDVLVERPSSGLRSSVYRKPTHTGKYLSFDSAHPIGQKRSVAAALFSRAFRVCSSPTKRRQDLQFAKRDLLNNGYPRQLLRTQERKAAKPHRERAKQSSA; from the coding sequence ATGGGAGCCTCTGTATCCGTCGTTTGCGCCAACATTGCTCTAGAGGATCTGGAAACTGCCGCCTTATATTCATTCGGGACGCGGCCAAAGCTATTTCTAAGATACGTGGACCACCTCTTCTGCATTATCTCTCACCGGCACACAGCACATTTTCTCGAGCACCTAAATTCCTTTAAGCCGAGTATACAGTTCACGGCTGAACAGGAAAACAATGGGCGAATTCCCTTCCTGGATGTCCTCGTAGAGAGGCCTTCAAGCGGCTTGAGGTCTAGTGTCTACAGAAAGCCAACGCACACGGGAAAGTACCTGAGCTTCGACTCGGCGCACCCAATTGGGCAAAAGCGATCCGTTGCAGCAGCACTCTTCTCCCGGGCATTCCGCGTCTGCTCCAGCCCCACGAAACGTAGGCAAGATCTACAGTTTGCAAAAAGGGACCTGTTGAACAATGGCTACCCTCGACAACTGCTCAGAACGCAGGAGCGCAAAGCTGCAAAGCCCCACCGTGAAAGGGCGAAACAGTCAAGCGCGTGA